Proteins found in one Nostoc sp. NIES-3756 genomic segment:
- a CDS encoding histone deacetylase family protein — MELPIIYHPDYVAPLPEGHRFPMSKFKKLYELLLTDGVAQQEQFHTPKRPPQELIELVHTPDYVQAYCGGTLDSKAQRRIGLPWSPALANRTCVAVGGTILTAQLALSQGLACNTAGGTHHAFPSYGSGFCIFNDLAIASRVLQKQGLVQKILIVDLDVHQGDGTAFIFQDDDSVFTFSMHCEVNFPGTKQTSDLDVPLPVGMEDDAYLQTLASYLSDLLTDIKPDLVFYDAGVDPHIGDRLGKLALSDTGIFRREMQVLSTCVSAGYPVACVIGGGYADDMQALVWRHSLVHRAASQVYRQYKL; from the coding sequence ATGGAATTGCCAATTATTTATCACCCGGATTACGTTGCACCATTACCTGAAGGACATCGCTTCCCGATGTCAAAATTCAAAAAACTCTATGAGTTGCTATTAACCGATGGCGTAGCACAACAAGAACAATTTCACACACCAAAACGTCCACCGCAAGAGTTAATCGAGTTAGTTCACACCCCAGACTATGTGCAAGCATACTGCGGAGGCACATTAGACTCCAAAGCACAGCGTCGTATCGGTTTACCGTGGAGTCCGGCATTAGCAAATCGTACTTGTGTGGCGGTGGGTGGAACAATACTTACAGCGCAATTAGCACTGAGTCAAGGGTTAGCTTGTAATACGGCTGGTGGTACTCATCACGCTTTTCCCAGTTATGGTTCTGGTTTTTGTATTTTCAACGATTTAGCGATCGCATCTCGCGTTCTCCAAAAACAGGGACTCGTCCAAAAAATCCTGATTGTTGATTTAGATGTTCATCAAGGTGACGGTACAGCTTTTATTTTTCAAGATGACGACAGTGTGTTTACCTTCTCCATGCACTGTGAAGTCAACTTCCCTGGAACAAAACAAACAAGTGATTTAGATGTTCCCCTCCCCGTGGGAATGGAAGATGACGCTTACTTGCAAACCTTAGCCAGTTACTTATCAGATTTGCTCACAGATATCAAACCAGACTTAGTATTCTACGATGCTGGCGTTGATCCACATATAGGCGATCGCTTAGGTAAACTAGCTTTAAGTGATACTGGAATTTTTCGTCGGGAAATGCAGGTGTTGAGTACCTGTGTCAGTGCTGGTTATCCTGTAGCCTGCGTCATTGGTGGCGGTTACGCGGATGATATGCAAGCCCTCGTTTGGAGACATTCCCTAGTACATCGCGCCGCTAGCCAAGTCTACCGCCAATACAAGCTTTAA
- a CDS encoding mechanosensitive ion channel family protein: MMDWILPLGLLLFGLISGVIGEKFILKKLEKFAFKKEIPGSHIIFKSLKRMPFIWFTLAGLSAAIISAPLKPDMVILLQRITKIAFLSSVTLVLANLVSGFVKLYTHKTERATASLIANLAKACVLLLGVLLLLQTLGIEITPIVTTLGVGGLAVGLALQDTLANLFSGFYLIISKQVRTGDYVKLDAGQEGYVTDISWRNTTIRELSNNVIIVPNSKLSSAIFTNYHLPAKEITLTMNVGVSYDSDLEEVEKVTVEVAKEVMSEIAPGLIENQPYIRFHTFNDFSIDFTLYMRVSEYFDQRIGKHLFIKKLHKRYQQAGISIPFPIREVYFHGKVDNG, encoded by the coding sequence ATGATGGACTGGATTTTACCTCTAGGATTGCTATTGTTTGGTTTAATTAGCGGAGTAATTGGCGAAAAATTTATCTTAAAAAAGTTAGAAAAATTCGCATTCAAGAAAGAAATTCCTGGAAGTCACATCATTTTCAAATCTTTAAAGCGTATGCCATTTATATGGTTTACACTCGCAGGACTTTCAGCAGCAATTATTAGTGCGCCTTTAAAGCCAGATATGGTTATTTTACTGCAAAGGATTACTAAAATTGCTTTCCTCTCATCAGTCACATTAGTTTTAGCTAATCTAGTTTCAGGATTCGTCAAATTATACACCCATAAAACTGAGAGAGCTACGGCATCACTGATTGCTAATCTTGCTAAAGCTTGTGTTTTGCTTTTAGGTGTATTACTCTTATTACAAACACTAGGCATTGAAATAACACCAATTGTTACTACATTAGGAGTTGGTGGTTTAGCAGTCGGTTTAGCGCTACAAGATACGCTTGCTAATTTATTTTCAGGCTTTTATTTAATTATTTCTAAGCAAGTTAGAACTGGAGATTATGTCAAGCTAGATGCAGGTCAAGAGGGGTATGTTACAGATATTTCTTGGCGTAATACTACTATTAGGGAATTATCTAATAATGTAATTATCGTACCTAATTCCAAACTGTCTTCGGCAATTTTCACTAACTATCATTTGCCAGCAAAAGAAATTACCTTAACAATGAATGTAGGTGTTAGTTATGATAGTGATTTAGAAGAAGTAGAGAAAGTAACTGTAGAAGTTGCTAAAGAAGTTATGAGTGAAATTGCTCCGGGATTAATAGAAAATCAACCTTATATAAGATTTCATACTTTTAACGATTTTAGTATAGATTTTACCTTATATATGCGTGTTAGCGAATATTTTGACCAGCGTATCGGTAAACATCTATTTATTAAAAAGCTTCATAAGCGCTATCAACAGGCAGGTATTTCTATTCCATTTCCTATTAGAGAAGTATATTTTCATGGAAAAGTAGATAATGGATAG
- a CDS encoding glucokinase yields the protein MTLLLAGDIGGTKTILRLVEISDSSELATIFEETYHSGDFLDLVPMVQQFLAKANTPTPQKACFAIAGPVVNNTAKLTNLVWFLDTERLAQELGIPLISLINDFAAVGYGIFGLGKQDLLTLQVGKPKPEAPIGIIGAGTGLGQGFLIKQGNYYQVFPSEGGHADFAPRNELEFQLMKYLLDKHDIQRVSVERVVSGQGIVAIYQFLRDRKLAIESPEIAQFVRTWEQQAGQSEKSVDPGAAIGKAAVLRCDRLSEQTLQLFIDAYGAEAGNLALKLLPYGGLYIAGGIAPKILPLIENSNFLLNFSQKGRMRPLLEEIPIHIILNQQVGLIGAALCAARL from the coding sequence ATGACTTTATTATTAGCAGGAGATATTGGCGGGACGAAAACTATTTTGCGTTTGGTGGAAATATCAGACTCATCGGAGTTAGCAACTATTTTTGAGGAAACTTACCATAGTGGGGATTTTCTTGATTTAGTGCCGATGGTACAGCAGTTTTTAGCCAAGGCTAATACACCTACACCCCAGAAAGCTTGTTTTGCGATCGCCGGCCCAGTGGTGAATAATACTGCCAAGTTGACTAATTTGGTATGGTTTTTGGATACTGAACGATTAGCCCAAGAATTGGGTATTCCTTTAATCTCACTAATTAATGATTTTGCTGCTGTTGGTTATGGGATTTTTGGTTTGGGTAAGCAAGATTTACTAACTTTACAAGTTGGTAAACCAAAACCAGAAGCTCCTATCGGTATCATTGGTGCTGGTACTGGTTTAGGACAAGGATTTTTAATCAAGCAAGGAAACTACTATCAAGTTTTCCCCTCTGAAGGTGGACACGCTGATTTTGCACCCCGTAATGAGTTAGAGTTTCAGCTAATGAAATATCTGTTGGATAAACATGATATCCAGCGTGTATCGGTAGAACGGGTGGTGTCGGGACAGGGAATTGTCGCAATTTACCAATTTTTACGCGATCGCAAACTTGCTATTGAATCTCCAGAAATCGCTCAATTTGTCCGTACTTGGGAACAACAAGCAGGACAGTCAGAAAAAAGTGTTGATCCTGGTGCAGCTATTGGTAAAGCCGCAGTGCTGAGGTGCGATCGCCTTTCGGAACAAACTCTGCAACTATTTATAGATGCTTATGGTGCAGAAGCAGGCAATTTAGCCCTGAAACTCTTACCATACGGCGGTTTATACATTGCAGGTGGGATTGCACCCAAAATCTTGCCATTGATTGAAAACAGTAATTTCTTGCTTAATTTCAGCCAAAAAGGCAGAATGCGCCCACTTTTGGAAGAAATACCTATACATATTATTCTTAATCAACAAGTGGGATTAATAGGTGCTGCTTTATGTGCTGCTAGGTTATAA
- a CDS encoding histidine phosphatase family protein has translation MSQIVWIARHANRLDFVNPDWFLTAERRYDPPLSDDGMVQAKQLAQRLRTEKIGHIFASPFLRTVQTANAVAEVLDLPINLETGLSEWLNPAWMTEEPERLSTSALAELFPRIDLGYTARIAANYPETHEEVRARSGQTARCLVTEFFPENILLVAHGASVLGAAMGLVGEIAKTEVKASLCSLVKVVRYEPDWLLELKGDTSHLTEVEEVIRFA, from the coding sequence ATGAGTCAAATAGTCTGGATCGCAAGACACGCCAATCGCCTCGATTTTGTTAACCCTGACTGGTTTCTTACCGCAGAACGACGTTATGATCCGCCCTTATCTGATGATGGGATGGTGCAAGCTAAACAACTAGCTCAACGTTTGCGAACCGAGAAAATCGGTCACATTTTCGCTTCTCCTTTTTTACGAACGGTACAAACTGCTAACGCAGTAGCAGAAGTTTTGGATTTGCCGATTAATTTAGAGACAGGGTTGAGTGAATGGCTCAATCCAGCTTGGATGACTGAAGAACCAGAACGGCTATCAACTTCAGCACTAGCAGAATTATTTCCTAGAATTGATCTCGGTTATACAGCACGCATTGCAGCGAATTACCCCGAAACCCATGAAGAAGTTAGGGCGCGTTCGGGACAAACAGCTAGGTGTTTAGTGACGGAGTTCTTCCCCGAAAATATTCTACTGGTAGCGCATGGTGCATCTGTGCTGGGTGCTGCTATGGGGTTAGTAGGAGAAATTGCCAAAACTGAGGTTAAAGCTTCTTTATGTTCTTTGGTCAAGGTTGTACGTTACGAACCGGACTGGTTGTTAGAACTAAAGGGGGACACTTCTCATTTAACTGAGGTAGAGGAAGTGATTAGATTTGCTTAG